Part of the Dreissena polymorpha isolate Duluth1 chromosome 12, UMN_Dpol_1.0, whole genome shotgun sequence genome, cgcagatttcgaaacctaaacgcggaccctaacttcaaggtaaaggtcacaggggtaaaaattgttgtgcgtatggaaaggccttgtccatatacacatgcatatcaaatatgaaggttatatctcaagggacaaagaagtcttagcatttttcgaaacctaaacgcagatttcgaaacctaaacacggacccttagttcaaggtcaagatcacaggggtaaaaactgttgtgcgtatggaaaggccttgtccatatacacatgcataccaaatatgaaggttatatctcaagggacatagaagatatgagcatttttcgaaaccttaacgcaaagtgtgacggaaagactgacagacagacggacagtccgatcactatatgcccccttttcttcgaaaaaacatccaacctcgaaaaacaattaacacataaatgatacacacaaatacactgtattattatgaaaacatttataatcAAAGGTGAGTAACTACtataaacttaaatgcaatatttagaagagttgtttcgcatgttacatgaccttaattcatgattgtttataagcctttttactatataaacataaggaaaactgccccgtccccctggcaaccatgtttttcaacggaccggaaccattttcaaacttaactcacgtatctaagaaacaaaagttctgaaaaaaaaacatgaaatttgcattttatttattttcatacgtataattctgttgtttttgtttttgttaaaaaatgatgaAAATCATGAATCAATCaattcatgttatttttttagaaatgcagtcaaattaaatcagtatcacatgttttatgataaatagaggttgttttcaacactgttctcattaatttactcaagtttatatgttattaccttattggtTAACTGTTCttgtgctgaaatatgcttgttgttcaagtgcgaataaaaaatgaacaacatcggtgacccatgatttttattttatttttctatccacaacagatggttctacctaaaTACCAAAAAATATCAAATTCTAGGTGGAGCAagatttgcattaaaactgcagcatacgtccTTAATCAAGATTTTCTTTTCATGCATTACACGGAACGATATGAGACTTTCTCATAACAAAAACGATTTATATTGCATACGATGACTTGACCAGAGAAAGTGACGTTATAAAGAACATAATTAGGAGACACCAATCATTTGAAAAAGCGTATcgtttctgtgtttttttttcatagagAATGAACATGGAAAGCTTCATGTGTTACATTAATAACACAGATAATCATCCAGAAAAACAACCAGCAAACTGATCAGAGAACGGTACCCTTGATTTGCTGTATAGAGGCAAATCTGTGGTAAAACTGTTATTGGACAATTCAACAGAGGATGGAagtcttatatattttaagtgcaTACCTGCTTTGTAAATTAGTTTAGTAAATTTGAAGTGACCTATTTCTACTTCGCAATTTGAGGACACTATTATTCACAGATTACGCTCGATGTTCAGGATGTCATGAATGAAATCAATAATTCTCTAAAACCGAATAAAAAACGATAATAAAGAAAGCAATACTATTTGGAATATCCGTGGAGATTCGACACTTATGCAACCTTCAGATTATTATGCATAGCAAAATGAAATTCATTAAACCGATACATTAAAGAAGCTTTCTATTCGGAACCACGATACTACCAGACTACTATTCACAGAGACAGCAAAATAATATGCATTGAAATGAAAGATGATCAAATAGTCGATACATTTAAGATTTGAATCATGATTGTGCAGTGGATAAGTTCATAGAGGCTTTGATGAAATCGGGAAAAGTATCTGCATTGACGTTTCATTTAAGATCCAGTTCTAGAAGGCTCGTTTGACTTAGTGACAGCATGTGGGCATATTCGAAAATGATAGTTTTGTACATGACATTACGTCAATTGGTCACTTGTCGCTAGGCACGGTTACAAGTgctgcaaacaattaaattattggTTAAATTGATAAAGTGGAAACAGATAAGAATCCTCCCTCGTCTATCGGCAATATGTTATTACTTAAAATGTTCGTAATATACTTAATCTCTTGGTCTGAAGTTAAATTTACAACAAGTGGTGCCTTCGCTGATTGAGACATCAAAATCGAAAATGCGAGTTATTTTAAATAGAATAAACAAGTAATAAATAGTCAACCTTGCAACGCCATGCAAAGAATTTAAAACCATCAGAGTTGAGTGTTCGGATATATTAGTAACAGTTCGGAACAGCAAATAAAtgaacttttgtttttaaaccGTGATTGCAAATGAACACTCATTCGAGTTAAGTTATGATGGTgtagtgaattttttttaaacggaggTTATGCTAAAGTGTTTAGGAAAGGATTAccgctttatcattttatttcaaatgtacaCTGTCGTAGCTGGCTTTGTACACAATCTTACGTACAATCGTCTCCGCAGGCCCTTTGGTATGCActtttaaccccgctcactatcctgcgtttaaacttccgggttaacatttaaaccgactattattagcttattaatatcttagttagaatttgatttttcaagcggtcccgtagtgtagtggttacacgctcgcttcacatgtgagaggcccaaggttcgagcccaagTAGAATCaaactattttatttgtgttctatgttaactttttgaattgatgtagacattttagattaaataaatatgctgttttattgtaaccattttttgtttttattatacccatgaaatatatgtgtgagagggtgggggtgggggttcgtaaacacattaaaacttttaatgtgttttcatatcaatgagtactcaacccctatcgtaaatgagcaacgtaacaATGAGTTAAggatcatctccccttgaagttgagaaaaatattaaattacgcttacatgatgaagcagattttttaaaacctacacagttctgttccatgaaggaaaactgcacacggatgccagtaaaaaaaggaaaccaatgtaaataaaatgaactataaaatatttggtggttacaacacaaaatcatagataatggttatttgggagttataacacaacatcatagataatggttatttgggggttataacacaaaatcacagATAATGGTAttaccagtatctttttttattttgtttaaaataatcggccaatatattaatatgtacAGTAGAAAAaattgttccatgtaacttcattgttCTGGCCAGATGCTAtagcatttaaataaaatatacttcataatgaaaacttaacataCATTAATACAGTAAAGGGAAGAGTCACTTTTAGCAAAGTATTCAACAGATGCAACAGTTGAACATTGACCAAACACAAATGTACAATTTACTTAAAATAAGGTACTTGAAGACTAActaatgttcaaaataaataaaaagatgaTCATTAGAACTACTTCCTTCTTCAATTGGTTTCATGTATGGGCCCCTCTGTGCATTTGATACACACATATGTAGGTAGGCATTAATATggctattaaaatcaaataatgtaCCAGTGCAATTATCAAAGTAAAGTTGTGTGAGTTGAAATGAAAATATAGTATCTTTGTTTTTATATCCCTATACCAGATACAATAGGCACATGCTCAACCGACATTTATCCAAATATATTAACGTTTGTACAGTAAACACTTTTAACGAGTTTGTTTTACTTAAcaatttgttttactttacaatCAGACATTATGTTATTATGCATGCTTTTTTGTCTATAGCTCAAGTGGCTTCATAAACGTTCAGTTTACATTGTTCTGCCATTTACTTTAACATATTAAGTAACAATAGAACCAACTTCAATGCTgcctgttttttttaatggaccaAATCCACAAACATTTAACGGCTTGTAAACTACTTatgaacaaaaatgtaaatggtcATTATACAATAATTTGTCGATATTCTTAATTCATATAAAGTATACAGAGCAAAATTACAAAAGAAATACTAGGCTAATTTTCAACTTCTTAAAACATTAACATGCTATTTTTAAAGAAGCTaattaatgttcaaattatacacAACCAAAAGTAAATAATGAATTGGATTCTTTCACTTTAGCCTGCATTTTCATTCCACTTAAAAATATACTTCTAATCTAAAATCGACAATGTATTTCTTGAATCATTCATGTaattctattattattataataattgtaaatgGAATGTAACGAACATGTTTTCAGAagaataaaatgcaattaaatatcatTATTGAAATTAAATCTATATAAACTATCAACAAAAGTGAAAAGCTGTAATCGTCTGAATTAAACAACTGAAGAACAAATCTATCTGGAAGTAGTTTCttcattaaaaatacattttgaaacattcAAGTCTTTCGATTGTTTCAATAACCCAGATAATAACATCAAAGTGCCTGTTGTGATTTAAACATAATGATGAGGAAATAAAAAGACAATAGAAACATTAAATTTGAACAAGCTTAACAATGTACTGGGAGATCACATATTGCTTAAGTGAGGCTTCAATTAGAACTGTGCATGAAAAACAGCTAACATGTGGTATGCTAATTACCAGGTACCATTAAAATACTCTTACAAGAAGTTCTACAAATCTATATGGCATACCAGTAAGTTCCATGTGCTTGAATGAATTGCAGTATACCAATGATATGCTCTTAGAAGATGCAGGTCAATTCCATGTGCATGAACACATTATCTGTAATTCAGCTGCAGTCAGAAAAACTaggagccgtgctctgtgaaaagggggtttaatgcatgtgtataaaggaactttccgcctaaacataatttttgctaagaagagactttctttaaacgaaaaatatcataaaagcggaaagtgtcgtccctgattagcctgtgcggactgcacaggctaatctgagacgacacattacgcacatgcattaaacccccttttcacagagcacggctcatatgttttcAGCTTCATCACTGTACAACTTCATTGAACTTGTGAAGTCATGACCCTAGACAACTGGCAAACATTTCGTTTTTTTCGAACAAATAATAAATGTTGAAGAAGTCTGGAAGGATGGCGAAAGTGTTGAATGGCTACCTGCTTTAATCAAGCAGGATTGAGGAATAAATTTGTCCTTCCCAAGTCCATCGGATTATACTGTACAGTTCATTGTTGATTTGATTATAACTCTCTTTCCTAATCCATAGGCTTATATTATCCTTCAGCGGACAACATATAGCTGTTGAAGAAGTCCTGAAGGTAAGCAAAGTTGGGTCTGGTCTCGGGCGATCGGTTCCAGCACTTGAGCATGTGCTCATAGTAGGGGTCAGGACAGGGGATGGGACCATCAGTAGGGCGGGGCATGCGGAAGCCCTTCTTGACCCGGTTTAGCACCACATGACTGTTCATACCTGGGACGATATGTAGAGTAACCATTTAACATGAAACATCACGGTAATTCATGGGCTGAGTAAAAACCATGGCATTGGATAAATAATTTGCACAGTAGGCAAGTTTTCTAATATGAAAGTTGAGTCTGATTAAAATTTACTTTAGCAAAATAAGCAAACAGCTGCCATGCAACATAAGAAAGGAACCAACTTCATTATTACTGTCTTATCATTTTATTAACACCCTcctaattaaaaattaaaatttttaatAGAAAGCTTCTTTTTCATCCGTTTTGTTGTTTAtgataaattttacaaaatacatattgCAGTTCATGGCATTTGCTTATTATGCAAACAAAAGAGTAAGCCTAGGAAACTTACTCAAGGATCAGTAAGTTATGGACTTCACattcaatcaagctaaaataaacaaTTCGTTGAactgatatcccccaccaaaaaataaattttgtcagACGGACTAACAaacggacggaccaaccgacagagAACGCCGATTCCATATCCCCTCGCCtccgcctttggcaggggataataagtATAAactaaaacaaagaaacaaatgtttgaTTGACTTGCCTGGATATGGTACACTGCCAAATGTGATTAACTCATACAGTAGAACACCATATGACCAGACGTCTGACTTGATACTGAACTTGCGATCAAATGCAGCCTCGGGGGCAATCCATTTGGTAGGCAAAATAGTGTCTGAAAAGAAATTAGAAACTGAGTGTCTAGAAACAAATGTTCAATGATCTTCTTTGAAGGTGCAGGCCATTTCATACGCAGATCTGATTTTGCCTCCATTACTTTCAAGACCTTCCCAGCTATTGATACaaattttatttccataaatagAATCGATAGCAACCATACAAGATCCACTTCtttgtaaaattataatattcaatGAATGTTAAACATGTGATATGTTAGTATTAATTGGATGTCTTGCctgaaaacaatgtaaaaaaagaaaatgtctgTGGCACTTGATTTTATGGTAAAGTTTATGTTTGATAATCAatgtaaaatatagaaaaactACTCAAATTATGATGTGTGGTTTCTGACATAAAACACgaaataagaaaacaacaatttaaacattcatttttttttaatgacaaaaaatATAATCTCACTTTCAGGTGCCTCATAGAAATCATCCTGAATGAATCGAGCGCGAAAGAAGTCTGCGACCTTGACCTCATGGTGCTCCCCAACCAGAATATTGGCCGCACGAAGGTCGCGGTGTACACAATTCTCAGCCTCCAAATATGCCATGCCATCAGCGATCTGGAAAACAACCAAATGTGTGTAACAAATACAAAGGATATTGAATATTCTTCAAACTTGACCCTGCGAGCTCCTTTGGTTGAGCACTTATCAACCAAGACCACTTTGACTTGTATGATGAGGATTCTGAAAAGCTGGACTGTCAATCCCAGGTTTcaaaagtttgttgttttttcaacaacTCAATTCATCTTAAgcattatttaaatatgcttCCAATTCTTTATCACAGGTATTTTTGGTTGACTTTATATGCTGCCATATTCCAAACAATACGGATGAAGTTGTCAAAATGTCGAACATTGCATGCTTAGAATATGGTCAATTATCACATAAGAAAAGTAGTACTAGGTTATAAATATAAGTGAGCCTGAATAAAAAAATACGAGAAAGGCTTATGCAAAGCTTGCAGTCatgcacatttaaatgtacatgtgaTCATAATAATGCATGACTACAGGCAATGTTATGCCGTTCATCACGTTTAAAGTTTCTGACCTAGAATAAACAATAGTCGAGTGCTAAAAACATCCATAACTTCCTTCGTATCTATATATCATTTGCATCTataaatgaatacaattaaatgaaaacataattataatattttacggGGTTAAACAACAAGCGGACCATGGGCCAAAAGGCGCTCACTAAAGACCCCTAGGAACTTTACTATTCTTAGGTAGAGTTGAGAATAATAATAAaggtactttatgaaacataaatatttgtttcctatgcacatatttattttctaactTTGCTTAAATTTCGCTAGAACAAATGTTTTAGGAAGATTTAAAAACATtcaacttctagagtgttcataagcttttatCTATTTGACCACCTGATCAAGTTTTCGACCACACGTAGCCCAGTTTCACAAtcaaatttcattgggacaaatgctctaaccaaatttcatgaagattggaaaataaatcaGGCCAATAAATCTAGGTATCACTGtattcatataaggaaaactgtcatTTTTCCTAGCagccggcagccatgttttaaaacagacctgaaccatttttatACTAagtcaagatatcatttaaacaaatgttctgaccaattaaTATTACGATTGTACTTAAATTGTGAATTTTAtcgtgttaacaaggtttcactttagTCATATACGGAAGACATCCCCATCCCATggcaacaaggttttactacaaaCCATTACAATGAGTGAAATCAGCCAAGCTattattagaaaaaaatgaaGATTCAACttaaagtgtgacttctagagtgttcaataGATTTAAATAAAGCCATGTAAGGAATATTGCCATGCCCTCTTTCTGTCATATTTTTTGATACAGtagggttagggattttgttccgcaaataagAGGTT contains:
- the LOC127853474 gene encoding tyrosine-protein kinase SRK3-like gives rise to the protein MVEVDGKSVKLQGILSRGIITDVWAGKLDVAVKTLKPGRMTQKAFLEEAELMYRLRHPKLVQLIAVCTKPSHIITELMVNGALLDYLRKDQGRTITFNIITNMAGQIADGMAYLEAENCVHRDLRAANILVGEHHEVKVADFFRARFIQDDFYEAPENTILPTKWIAPEAAFDRKFSIKSDVWSYGVLLYELITFGSVPYPGMNSHVVLNRVKKGFRMPRPTDGPIPCPDPYYEHMLKCWNRSPETRPNFAYLQDFFNSYMLSAEG